The proteins below come from a single Neospora caninum Liverpool complete genome, chromosome IX genomic window:
- a CDS encoding putative RNA helicase, with protein MIHEKKEDAAVLQKTELPIPRHHPYAVVIVPTRELALQVVAWARRLCRKSPITAQLMLGTYTRWPFGTLAIPTSPDLVVCTPPVLAPFVKGGHAKDLTPFREIQMLALDEADMLLEGGYRQAMEGIFTAFRRADRQSAASGRRRTQYIFAAATIPDRGPKSVRKIISRLCPRATFFCTESLHQHREQLQQEFVEVPAGISDDERVNLLLSRLKKLGGDDKVMIFCNTAQIARSLFEALEKALPTTRPKLFSSEIDQKDRSFNLGLFARGKSRILVCTDAASRGLDIAGVTLVVQYDFALSAVAHLHRVGRVARGEHPGRALNFYFDSQRALVDVIRRAARDPVSPSVADAFSRKRSFRKKLRDDKSGSIQQIWDSQPGESHNFDEDDPHASETEDEDRLTVPEET; from the coding sequence ATGATtcacgagaagaaagaagatgcAGCGGTGCTACAAAAAACAGAGCTCCCCATCCCGAGACATCATCCATATGCGGTTGTCATCGTACCGACCAGGGAGCTGGCACTGCAAGTAGTGGCGTGGGCTCGAAGACTATGCCGAAAGAGCCCTATAACTGCCCAGCTGATGCTCGGGACGTATACAAGGTGGCCTTTCGGCACACTTGCGATCCCGACCTCTCCCGATCTTGTGGTATGCACTCCACCGGTTCTCGCACCTTTCGTGAAGGGCGGCCACGCCAAAGACTTGACTCCATTTCGAGAAATTCAAATGCTAGCATTGGATGAAGCGGATATGCTTCTTGAAGGGGGATATCGGCAAGCAATGGAGGGCATCTTCACGGCTTTCCGCAGGGCGGATCGGCAGTCGGCTGCGagcgggaggcggcgaacgcAATACATCTTTGCTGCTGCAACCATCCCCGACAGGGGGCCGAAGTCTGTCAGGAAAATAATCAGCCGTTTGTGTCCGAGAGCTACGTTTTTCTGCACGGAGAGCCTACACCAACACAGGGAGCAACTGCAGCAGGAGTTCGTCGAAGTCCCTGCAGGAATATCCGATGACGAGCGGGTCAATCTTCTTTTAAGCAGGCTAAAGAAACTTGGCGGGGACGACAAAGTCATGATTTTTTGCAATACGGCGCAAATTGCACGGAGCCTTTTCGAGGCTCTGGAGAAGGCGCTACCAacgacgaggccgaagcTGTTTTCTTCAGAGATTGATCAGAAGGACCGATCATTTAACCTTGGTCTCTTTGCGAGGGGAAAGAGTAGGATACTGGTCTGCACCGACGCAGCATCTCGCGGTCTTGACATAGCCGGTGTAACGCTTGTAGTGCAGTACGACTTCGCGCTAAGTGCCGTGGCACATTTACACCGCGTTGGACGAGTCGCACGTGGCGAACATCCTGGGAGAGCGTTGAATTTTTATTTCGACAGTCAGAGAGCGCTAGTGGACGTCATCAggagggcggcgcgggaCCCTGTTTCCCCTTCTGTTGCCGATGCTTTCAGCCGAAAGCGTTCCTTCAGGAAAAAGCTTAGAGACGACAAAAGCGGATCTATTCAGCAGATTTGGGACAGCCAGCCAGGCGAAAGCCACAATTTTGACGAAGACGACCCACATGCAAGTGAAACTGAAGATGAAGATCGCTTAACGGTTCCCGAAGAAACCTAA